In Acropora muricata isolate sample 2 chromosome 13, ASM3666990v1, whole genome shotgun sequence, the DNA window AGAANNNNNNNNNNNNNNNNNNNNNNNNNNNNNNNNNNNNNNNNNNNNNNNNNNNNNNNNNNNNNNNNNNNNNNNNNNNNNNNNNNNNNNNNNNNNNNNNNNNNTTATCAATCTTTTATTCATCCAGCGAGCCTACTTTGATGGAAAATTTCCCAAGTACATTGGAACTTGGACACCATAGCAATTTCACTTCCAAAGACAATTAATATTCTTTTCAGATTTGTCAATTAGCCATAACAATGTCGcaaagaatttcaaaatgtagGATCCTCAAAACAGCAAACTTCTAAAACAAGCCAACAAGGCTTGTCCACGGCGTTTAAATGAATGTGGCACAAGTATAAACGCCACGGATACCGtatttgcattaattttccCCCTACGCATGTGGTTCGAATCAATTTGCGCATAAGCGCAAATCAAATTTGGGggccaaagcaacagtacctctggacgttgtgccagagcgtcgtaccaaacccGATGGCTCaccccggaaaaaaaaaaaaaaaaaagatttttcggcccggaggtcgcttttgtgagttaagtttcagaataccagtcgtcaccgaacaggcagggagggagagataaagGGGTTCCGGGGGTCCACCTAACCATTTGTTGGACAGATCCCATTTCATATAACCGAAAAACCCAACTCGAAGTTATAGTTTTAGTACCAACTTCTATCTTTATACAacagtgttccagttatttcttccttgGTGGTATGTAGCAAGTGAGTATTGGTACGATGTTTGACAATTTGCACAATGCGCTTTTCGCAGAATTACGTCGCTAAAAACCATTATCAAAAGCATTTTGACGATAACGTGCTTCTGCGTACTGGCGCAAGGATACATGCAattttacgcatgcgcatttgtttAACAAATGAAAATCGTGCATTTTTTCGTGCGTATATTGAATATTAGTTTTCTAAAGCAAAGACTTCAAATAACTTGAACAAATGTCTTGGACATACAGCCAAAATGATGGCATTTGTTTCGGATTAAACATTCAATAACCTAATTTCTAAAGCGGAAACtgcggtgctgcgtcggtgggagagtgagacacgaaaatttggttttatcaaaagagttgataaaggtcgaagtaccaccgtgaaagaattggaaagctgacgtttcgagcgttagccttcgTCGAagcattcactctgacgaaggcctaacgctcgaaaagtcagttTCACGCCAATTCTTTCACGCTGGtaaattcaacctttatcaactctttcGATTAAGCCAAATTTTAATGATTCAATAAATTAAACGGGACAAGAGGggattaaattgaaaaatgcatgcACCGTTGCGGCATACCCATAGCGAGAAAAGAACGAGGATTTTGAATGTACATTATCCCAAACAGATTGTGGTATATCACAGAAACAACGGTCTTAGAATAGCTCTTATCAAAAAACTAAATTCCCAGGCTTGACAATTTCAAGAAACCGCACTACTAAAGGCTATTGATACTGAGCTTCCTGTAACTTTAGCTGGAGGACTGTGCTTCGCTCAGCTCCAGTTCTGAGAGATTATTAAGTGATTTTCCTTTCTTATTTTTGAAAGGCGatatgataacaaatttttctaCGTCAGTCCATTTTCTCAGCTCATCCCATCTTCGATCTAATGCTACCCATCCATCTCTTGCACGTACAGAATTTTTGACCACGCATAGTTAAGTTGATCCTATATATGTTGCTTGCCAATTTGCAATCAGTAATACTAGCAGGAACTCTTTGTTCCTTGTTCGCCAAGAGGCCGGGGAGATATCTTTCTAGTCACAATTGGTTAAGGTAATTGAAAGCCCCCGTGCTGCCCAAGTGTCTCTGGAAAGACAACTCAGCTGTTGCAGTGTCCTGATTGACTAGTGATAAGATCGTATTTTACAGTTAAACTTTTGCTGTTGATAACCTTGTCCGATTAAACCTGAAACGTATCTCATGTTGGGACGCAAACCTCTTTAAAAGGCACACACATAAAAGACAACAGATCTTGTACTTACGGGAAATTCAAAAGTGAACCTGAGAATAATGTAACACTGAGTACTGTCATACGTACCAAGCAGAACTTATATCATAAATCTATCCGAGCCTTCTTCCTCTCATGGTACAGAGAGCAATTTTAAGACTGAAGCGCAGACTGACGAGTGAGGCAGGGAAGGGCCGTGGCCTCAAGGAAGGCTGCTCATTATTACgcatatttaattattattcactgggTGGAGgggaatagtggtggatatttgccaaaCCGCGAAGCAGCGAGAttaatatccaccactttcgcCGACAccaaggtgaataattgttttagtatataccataTAAGTTGAAAAATATCACCAAAGAATACTTTACGTGTGACAATtcactgaaaaatgatcgatttttagaggttaagcctcccctcccccccaacACACACACCACCCCCGGCTCCGCCGTCCCTACAGTAAACCAAACTCTTAGTCATTCAGTCAGCGAATTAGTCAAGTAGACTATCAGGCAGCTTATAAATGGATACATATAAATACAtagatttatttaaaaaaaatatgtatcaTCTAGCAGCCGAAATCGTCTCTATCATTGTTTACGCTTGACGTTCCGGCACCGCACCAATCACCGTTGAGGAAGGGCATCATAAATCAAGTTGGCTAAAACTCTTTCCGGTCAGTAGCTATGGCACCAACAaagcaaacagcacgaaagtCAACGGGTGGTAAGGCACCGCGAAAACAACTCGCTACGAAGGCGGCTCGCAAGAGCGCTCCTGCTACGGGTGGAGTGAAAAAGCCTCATCGTTATAGTTCCGGTACAGTGGCCTTACGGGAATTCGGTCGTTACCAGAAATCTACAGAGTTGCTGATTCGAAAGTTGCCGTTCCAGCGCCTCGTGCGAGAAATTGCCCAGGACTTCAAGACTGACTTGCGGTTCCAAAGTTCGGCTGTGTTGGCTCTCCAGGAGGCCAGTGAAGCTTACTTGGTCGGTCTTTCCGAGGACACCAACCTGTGTGCAATTCACGCCAAGCGTGTGACCATCATGCCGAAGGATATACAGCTTACTCGCCGAATTCGGGGAGAGCGTGCCTAATTATCtgaaaacaactaacaaaacggctcttttaagagccaccaatcatttaagaaagcaatgaccaataagTAAATACCTCCCGCCCATGCACATGTACAAATTCCCTCTCCTGACTACATAAAAGTATAAGAAATACTGCAATTTACATTTGATTCAGGAGGAGACGCAAAGAAATATCTTCCCTCTCTACAAGGCAATACCATCTTCCTCGCATCGAATGGAGACCTGCAAAGTTAAGGCAACCATAAAGCTcttcacaatgaaataaataaataaatagtcatgataataaaaaatgaatcaaagaaaaacggGCTTCATTCATCCGATAGCATCTCCTGATGGTCTTTGAAAAGCTGAGGAGGAATTGAATAATATATGAACAGAAGAACATGAAATTgcgcgctttcttgttttgacggCTATCAACGTTCATTGTGACGCGAACGAGCGCGCGCAGAAGGCTACGAATACTTCATTCGATTCGAACGCttttaggaaagaaaaaaagaacaaacaaaacaaaacaactaaacaaaccGAATGGAGGGGagggagaaaacgagaagaaatgagtaatcatcgtgatccctgacatgactgttgaccgagtgggttactgatacaagggcaacaacaagaaacaatgaATAAGAAATGACGATTTGGCTGGCATCGCTAATCATTCGTTCTAATCTAGTCACGGGAAACAGCGCAGATAATTCATGGAATTATCACGAAGAGTTTGCGTGCAGTAGACTAACTCCTTATTAATCGTGTTCTGCAGAATTAGTGGGGCCAACGAGCGAGAAGCACGAGCAGTTCATGtaacggtcaaattaccaccgtcaatTATTTCGAACTCGAAGAAAACGTCAGCCTTTCGGCAGAGGGAATAACATAAAGATAGCTTACGTGCGTTAGAAAATTTAAGACGAGATCTTATTTATCATGGGGGGTGGATGATGaagaaagtgttggtcattgcttttgacaaacgcgttggctcctaaaagagccgttgttgttgttgtttttttcagttcatgagaCTCGTTCACTTGCTGCTGGTATACTTGGTCACGGCCTTCGTACCCTCGCTGACGGCGTGTTATGCTTGTTCACCGGGAAGCAAAAGTCTTATCGCTGTTTGGATCTCTCTTGAACTAATGGTGGCCTTCTTGCTGTAAAGCAAATGAGTTTCTAAGACCCGTGTTACAACCAAGAAGcatattttataaattttaattagCTAGGTCTACCATTCCCCATCACATGCATAACAAACACTCAGAGGGAACACCCTAATAGTCCAGACAATTGGCATCATTATCATTGTCTTGTCATGATGATTATCAATCTTTTTATCATCCAGCAGCCTACTTTGATGGAAAATTCCCAAGGACATTGGAACTTGGACACCATAGCAATTTCACTTCCAAAGACAATTAAAATTCTTTTCAGATTTGTCAATTAGACATAACAGATGTCGCaaagaagttaaaaatgtaGGATCCTCAAAACAGCAAACTTCTAAAACAAGCCAACAAGGCTTGTCCACGCGTTAAAGAATGTGGCACAAGTATAAACGCCACGGATACCgttttgcattaattttcccacgcatgtggttcgaatcaattgcgcatgcgcaaatcaaatgccaaagcaacagtacctctggacgtggtgccagagcgtcgtaccaaacgatgctccccgagatttcggcccggaggtcgcttttgtgagttaagtttcagataccagtcgtcaccgacaggcagggagggagagataagtcggcccctagaccatttgtgacagatcccattcatccgcCCAACTCGAGTTATAGTTAGTACCAACTTCTATCTTTATACAacagtgttccagttatttcttccttgTGGTATGTGCAAGTGAGTATTGGTACGATGTTtgacaattgcacatgcgctTTTCGCAGAATTACGTCTCTAACCATTATCAAAAGCATTTTGACGATACGTGCTTCTGCGTACTGGCGCAAGATACATGcaatttacgcatgcgcatttgtttAACAAATGAAAATCGTGCATTTTTTCGTGCGTATATTGAATATTAGTTGTTCTAAAGCAAAGACTTCaaataacttgaacaaaagTCTTGGACATACAGCCAAAATGATGCATTTGTTTCGGATTAAACATTCAATAAACTAATTTCTAAAGCGGAAACtgcggtgctgcgtcggtgggagagtgagacacgaaaatttggttttatcaaaagagttgataaaggtcgaattaccaccgtgaaagaattggaaagctgacgtttcgagcgttagcccttcgtcgaagcattcactctgacgaaggcctaacgctcgaaaagtcagttTCACGCCAATTCTTTCAcgctggtaattcaacctttatcaactcgttcgattaAGCCAAATTTTCATGATTCAATAAATTAAACGGGACAAGAGGggattaaattgaaaaatgcatgcACCGTTGCGGCATACCCATAGCGAGAAAAGAACGAGGATTTTGAATGTACATTATCCCAAACAGATTGTGGTATATCACAGAAACAACGGTCTTAGAATAGCTCTTatcaaaaaactaaaattcccagGCTTGACAATTTCAAGAAACCGGCACTACTAAAGGCTATTGATACTGAGCTTCCTTTAACTTAAGCTGGAGGTCTGAGCTTAGCTCAGCTCCAGTTCTGAGAGATTAATTAAGTgatttttcctttcttatttttgaaaggcgatatgataacaaattttttcTACGTCAGTCCATTTTCTCAGCTCATCCCATCTTCGATCTAATGCTACCCCATCCATCTCTTGCACGTACAGAATGTTTGACCACGCATAGTTAAGTTGAATACTATATATGTTGCTTGCCAATTTGCAATCAGTAATACTAGCAGGAACTCTTTGTTCCTTGTTCGCCAAGAGGCCGGGGAGATATCTTTCTAGTCACAATTGGTTAAGGTAATTGAAAGCCCCCGTGCTGCCCAAGTGTCTCTGGAAAGACAACTCAGCTGTTGCAGTGTCCTGATTGACTAGTGATAAGATCGTATTTTACAGTTAAACTTTTGCTGTTGATAACCTTGTCCGATTAAACCTGAAACGTATCTCATGTTGGGACGCAAACCTCTTTAAAAGGCACACACATAAAAGACAACAGATCTTGTACTTACGGGAAATTCAAAAGTGAACCTGAGAATAATGTAACACTGAGTACTGTCATACGTACCAAGCAGAACTTATATCATAAATCTGTTTATCCGAGCCTTCTTCCTCTCATGGTACAGAGAGCAATTTTAAGACTGAAGCGCAGACTGACGAGTGAGGCAGGGAAGGGCCGTGGCCTCAAGGAAGGCTGCTCATTATTACgcatatttaattattattcactgggTGGGgggaatagtggtggatatttgccaaaCCGCGAAGCAGCGAGGttaatatccaccactttcgcCGACAccaaggtgaataattgttttagtatataccatataagttgaaaaaatagcacCAAAGAATACTTTACGTGTGACAATtcactgaaaaatgatcgatttttagaggttaagcctcccctccccccccaacACACACACCACCCCCGGCTCCGCCGTCCCTACAGTAAACCAAACTCTTAGTCATTCAGTCAGCGAATTAGTCAAGTAGACTATCAGGCAGCTTATAAATGGATACATATAAATACAtagatttatttaaaaaaatatgtatcATCTAGCAGCCGAAATCGTCTCTATCATTGTTTACGCTTGACGTTCCGGCACCGCACCAATCACCGTTGAGGAAGGGCATCATAAATCAAGTTGGCTAAAACTCTTTCCGGTCAGTAGCTATGGCACCAACAaagcaaacagcacgaaagtCAACGGGTGGTAAGGCACCGCGAAAACAACTCGCTACGAAGGCGGCTCGCAAGAGCGCTCCTGCTACGGGTGGAGTGAAAAAGCCTCATCGTTATAGTTCCGGTACAGTGGCCTTACGGGAAATTCGTCGTTACCAGAAATCTACAGAGTTGCTGATTCGAAAGTTGC includes these proteins:
- the LOC136896807 gene encoding histone H3-like; the encoded protein is MAPTKQTARKSTGGKAPRKQLATKAARKSAPATGGVKKPHRYSSGTVALREFGRYQKSTELLIRKLPFQRLVREIAQDFKTDLRFQSSAVLALQEASEAYLVGLSEDTNLCAIHAKRVTIMPKDIQLTRRIRGERA